The bacterium genome includes the window AACAGGCAGGCTCTTAGACCCGGAACTCGGGATATACCAGAGCGTAGGACTAAAGTCTATAAGAATTATTCCAGGGTATATAAATGACCCGGAAAGCCTGGATTACGGAATTCTTGTGGTCTGGGAAAACCCTTTTTCGGACTTAACAGAGGTCTTCCCTTTTTGGACTCAGTTAATATCATCTTCTTTTAAAGTAATCAGGAGACATAAGTAGTGGACGATCGGATATCAGAAATTGCTAATAAATTTAATTTGACTTTTTCCTATGTTGATAGAATTTACGATGGCAGCGAGAGGAAACCAATTCATAGATGGGTATTACTATTTCCGGGCTCTGGCTGTGCGTGGGCAAAGAGTGAACACGGCGGGTGCTATATGTGTGGTTTTAAATCTAAGATTGATGAAATTGCTAAAGCTATAAGACTCTCTCCGAGAGAGTTAATGGAGGTCTATAAAGCCGCGAAGCATATGGTCGCAGGAGAAACACCCGAGAACTTGACTATTTATAATGGTGGCAGTTTTCTAAACAATGATGAGATTCCTTTAGAAATACAGCTGGAGATTTGTGAAGATGTAAGTAGCATACCGAGCATTAAAGTACTTTTTGTAGAATCCAGGCCAGAGTTTGTCACCGAAGAAAAAATTAGTTTATTAGTTTCAAAATCAGGAGAGAAGAAACTTAAGGTTGGTCTGGGACTGGAATGCGTAAGTGATGACATAAGAGAAAAGTGTGTAAATAAGGGTTTATCAAAAAAAGATTTTGAAAAAGCTGTAATGCTTCTGAGGAATAATGGAGCAAGAATCTTGACTTATGTATTTATTAAACCCCTTTACATTACTGAACGAGAAGCAATCTTGGAAGCTATTCGAACTACAAACTACGCTTTTCAAGTCGGGTCGAATGAA containing:
- a CDS encoding archaeosine biosynthesis radical SAM protein RaSEA; translated protein: MDDRISEIANKFNLTFSYVDRIYDGSERKPIHRWVLLFPGSGCAWAKSEHGGCYMCGFKSKIDEIAKAIRLSPRELMEVYKAAKHMVAGETPENLTIYNGGSFLNNDEIPLEIQLEICEDVSSIPSIKVLFVESRPEFVTEEKISLLVSKSGEKKLKVGLGLECVSDDIREKCVNKGLSKKDFEKAVMLLRNNGARILTYVFIKPLYITEREAILEAIRTTNYAFQVGSNEVTLEAALVQKGTRMEEVYRKGNFRPPWLWSVIEVLKATYRLGTVNVGDFTDEPPPIATPHNCERCSSKIVSLFKKYKESHEIGVFDNIDCGCKSIWRESLDKK